From the genome of Triticum aestivum cultivar Chinese Spring chromosome 3B, IWGSC CS RefSeq v2.1, whole genome shotgun sequence, one region includes:
- the LOC123068106 gene encoding ankyrin repeat-containing protein At2g01680-like: MADKTSTSLLRGGQGQLQMDQRLLEASTSGNSTSMKEMASRNPCILLGTTLARNTCLHISSTHGHQAFCTDVVALEESLLTAVNLDWETPLLAAVKSGFVILASVLIQCYRARGLIEAILWQDIDGCNVLHHAIRSGHRELALKLIEAAPALSTHVNIFNESPMYIAAMRDFTDISEKLLEIPDSAHMGPFGNNTLLAAVRNANSGLAKRIMETRPWLARETNKTGATPLSVALYLHQIGVVRVLLEHDCSLGYKVPSNGAPFLSQAAAGGHIDVAQVLLHHCPDTPYRATNDPYWTCLHTAIDQDHVEFVEFILRTPQLRKLINMRDVYGKTALHYAVQSCNPKMVAALLSHEDIDISVLDNHGNVPAWELMDFADHAKTLNWNEVNMLMLRADPRCATISYNLHRRTKQQATMKSRMEAKSLTKTYTSNTSLVAILMATITFAAAFTLPGGYDNDAGSEGLPIMSRKFAFQAFLISDVLALCSSFAVAFICIIARWEDYEFLIYYRSFTKKLMWFAYVATTTAFSTGLYTVLASRLHWLAIAICLMVALLPILTKLLGEWPILKLRLKLGKDFKSDFLDMV, encoded by the exons ATGGCAGACAAGACATCAACTAGTTTATTGAGAGGAGGACAGGGCCAGCTACAGATGGACCAACGGCTCTTGGAAGCATCCACATCCGGCAATTCCACATCAATGAAGGAGATGGCCTCGCGAAATCCATGCATTCTTCTTGGAACAACTCTAGCTAGGAACACCTGTCTTCACATATCCTCGACCCACGGGCACCAGGCATTTTGCACGGATGTGGTGGCGCTGGAGGAGTCTCTCCTCACTGCAGTAAACTTGGATTGGGAGACGCCACTTCTTGCCGCGGTGAAAAGTGGTTTTGTCATCTTGGCTTCCGTTCTAATCCAATGCTACCGTGCACGGGGACTCATAGAGGCAATCTTGTGGCAAGACATTGATGGCTGCAATGTACTGCACCACGCAATACGCAGTGGCCACAGGGAGCTTGCGCTGAAGCTGATAGAGGCAGCACCCGCTCTGTCGACACATGTGAACATATTTAACGAGTCACCCATGTACATCGCAGCGATGAGAGACTTCACTGATATTTCAGAGAAATTACTGGAAATTCCTGACTCTGCTCATATGGGACCATTCGGCAATAACACTCTGCTGGCTGCTGTGAGAAATGCAAACTCAG GTTTGGCAAAAAGAATTATGGAAACACGTCCTTGGCTGGCCAGAGAAACTAACAAAACGGGAGCTACTCCACTAAGTGTAGCTTTATATCTTCACCAGATTGGCGTGGTACGCGTATTGCTGGAACATGATTGCTCTTTAGGGTATAAGGTGCCAAGTAACGGCGCACCTTTCCTTAGTCAAGCTGCAGCTGGAGGACATATCGATGTTGCTCAAGTGCTTCTTCACCACTGTCCTGATACTCCTTACCGTGCAACAAATGATCCGTATTGGACGTGCCTTCATACAGCTATAGACCAAGATCACGTGGAGTTTGTGGAATTCATTTTGAGAACTCCACAACTTCGTAAACTCATTAATATGCGAGACGTGTATGGGAAAACTGCTCTACATTATGCAGTACAGAGCTGCAATCCAAAAATGGTTGCTGCTTTGCTGTCTCACGAAGATATAGACATATCGGTGCTTGATAATCATGGTAATGTACCAGCTTGGGAATTGATGGACTTCGCGGATCATGCCAAGACTTTAAATTGG AATGAAGTGAACATGCTTATGCTGAGAGCTGATCCCAGATGTGCCACCATATCTTATAATCTTCACAGACGTACAAAACAGCAGGCGACTATGAAATCAAGGATGGAAGCGAAGTCACTAACTAAAACATACACAAGTAACACTTCGTTAGTGGCGATACTCATGGCAACAATAACCTTTGCAGCCGCCTTCACCCTTCCTGGAGGTTATGACAATGATGCTGGAAGTGAGGGACTTCCCATCATGTCTAGGAAGTTTGCATTCCAGGCATTCTTGATTTCTGACGTCTTGGCATTGTGCTCCTCGTTTGCCGTGGCCTTCATATGCATCATAGCAAGGTGGGAGGATTACGAGTTCTTGATTTATTACAGATCCTTCACTAAGAAGCTCATGTGGTTTGCATACGTGGCAACTACTACTGCCTTTTCAACTGGTTTATACACTGTGCTGGCTTCACGCCTCCACTGGTTAGCCATTGCAATTTGTCTTATGGTAGCTTTGTTGCCCATTCTCACAAAGCTGCTTGGTGAATGGCCTATCTTGAAGCTCAGATTGAAGTTGGGTAAAGATTTCAAGTCTGATTTCCTTGATATGGTCTGA